A single region of the Podospora pseudopauciseta strain CBS 411.78 chromosome 1, whole genome shotgun sequence genome encodes:
- a CDS encoding hypothetical protein (EggNog:ENOG503NYH6; COG:S) gives MERNVLDYGPDNTGTNNTKEAINAAIMDGNRGCEDCGSTTVRPALIYFPPGTYNICTPIIQHYFTQFVGDPNNRPIIKGCETFTGTALMDVNPYITGSGINWYISQNQFFRQIRNFVFDL, from the exons ATGGAAAG AAACGTCCTGGACTACGGGCCCGACAACACTGGGACCAATAACACCAAGGAAGCAATCAATGCTGCCATCATGGATGGTAACCGAGGTTGTGAGGACTGCGGAAGCACTACCGTTCGCCCAGCTCTGATTTACTTCCCACCCGGTACCTACAATATCTGCACTCCCATCATCCAACACTACTTCACACAGTTCGTCGGTGATCCCAATAACCGGCCCATCATCAAGGGATGCGAGACCTTTACTGGAACTGCCCTCATGGATGTCAACCCCTATATCACCGGCTCAGGTATCAATTGGTACATTTCCCAAAACCAATTCTTTCGACAGATTCGCAATTTCGTCTTCGACCTCTAG
- a CDS encoding hypothetical protein (EggNog:ENOG503NYH6; COG:S) — MPAVTDENGQPLAPTGIHWQVPTSDNLGKPPTHIGIFTENGSGGFVSDLVSEGGAIGWRVSSQQYTATSLQFKNCSTAVDIVWDRGFNWHKIEIDGGSVGFNISGIGGLNDQGIGSVSIIDSVVKNVPIGILAAPRAADVVLDNTVFTNVCIIMVLSGTKDPIIEGTSGTKELTLREYGKQYIHNQGRSSMGQSIDDRPRPAPLRDGMANCLLV; from the exons ATGCCCGCTGTTACCGACGAGAATGGACAGCCCCTGGCACCAACTGGTATTCACTGGCAG GTGCCGACATCTGACAATCTTGGAAAGCCTCCTACCCATATTGGCATCTTCACCGAGAACGGCTCAGGAGGGTTTGTTTCAGATCTCGTCTCTGAGGGCGGTGCTATCGGGTGGCGAGTGAGTTCTCAGCAGTACACGGCTACATCACTACAGTTCAAGAACTGTAGCACTGCCGTAGACATTGTGTGGGATCGGGGTTTCAACTGGCACAAGATCGAGATTGATGGCGGCAGCGTTGGCTTTAACATCAGCGGAATCGGTGGCCTTAACGACCAGGGTATCGGCTCAGTGTCCATCATTGACTCGGTTGTCAAGAACGTGCCCATCGGAATCCTCGCTGCTCCCCGTGCTGCGGACGTGGTTCTTGACAATACGGTTTTCACCAACGTCTGTATCATTATGGTGCTCAGCGGAACAAAGGATCCCATCATTGAGGGCACCAGCGGTACCAAGGAGCTCACCCTGCGGGAGTATGGAAAGCAATACATTCACAATCAAGGCCGGTCTTCCATGGGCCAATCTATTGACGACCGTCCCCGACCCGCGCCCTTGCGTGATGGCATGGCAAACTGTTTACTCGTCTGA
- a CDS encoding hypothetical protein (CAZy:AA3; COG:E; EggNog:ENOG503NUFD), which translates to MRLCGIIQVSCFAGLFPASIQAIKETYDYVIVGGGTAGLTVGDRLSESGKHSVLVIEYGYLEPDGQRPGTLYNITSAPVAGLNNRTFPVSIGCVVGGSSAVNGMVFQRGNAKDYDVWGELGGGNPRRVRWNWVDMLKYFKKSIQMTAPKPETAAFDLRYDTKYWGRNLTTNHTIFATFGNVISPKTHAFYEAAKRLSGMKVSPDAGSGQLGLQYYQTSTNPYTGERSYSRTGHWDGLNRANYDLLTATRVNKIVFDHHRAAGVQIYPRGESSKKTTIRVRKEVILAAGAIHTPQILQLSGIGPADLLKRAGIPVEVDLPGVGYNFQDHTFIPAVSFSWLTSPPIPEHLNITVVDDGLGRTSLGLSVELPVVSPGSFKRIASKYESQDPATYLPKGTDRTIIRGYRKQQQIYAREMRAKDFSFLRATFSGDPSFVPIIIHPVSRGTVLIDPAAGSDIEVEPIVNYRAASNPIDVDVAVEEIKFLRRFMTTGELSRYNATEVVPGPGYESDEALGAWVRANTIPSVYHPVGTAAKMPREWGGVVGEDLMVYGVRGLSVVDASMMPTIVAGTTSMTVYAVAEKAADLIKLRAGTIV; encoded by the exons ATGAGACTTTGCGGCATCATACAGGTATCCTGCTTTGCAGGGTTGTTTCCAGCAAGCATCCAAGCCATCAAGGAGACATACGACTATGTCATCGTTGGGGGCGGAACCGCTGGCCTGACGGTTGGAGATCGTCTCAGCGAGAGTGGAAAAC ACAGCGTCTTGGTCATAGAGTATGGTTACCTGG AACCGGATGGTCAGAGGCCTGGAACGCTCTACAACATAACTTCGGCGCCAGTTGCTGGTCTCAACAACAGGACGTTCCCTGTGTCTATTGGATGTGTCGTTGGCGGGAGCTCGGCCGTCAACGGCATGGTTTTCCAGCGAGGAAACGCAAAAGACTACGATGTTTGGGGAGAGCTTGGCGGTGGCAATCCAAGAAGAGTCCGCTGGAATTGGGTTGACATGCTCAAGTACTTCAAAAAGAGCATCCAGATGACAGCTCCGAAGCCAGAGACAGCTGCGTTTGACCTCAGATACGACACCAAATACTGGGGCCGCAACCTTACGACCAACCATACCATTTTCGCCACCTTTGGCAATGTGATTAGCCCCAAGACTC ATGCCTTCTATGAAGCGGCCAAAAGACTATCGGGGATGAAGGTCTCACCAGACGCTGGCAGTGGGCAGCTTGGCCTACAGTACTACCAAACTTCAACAAATCCATACACGGGAGAGAGGTCCTACTCCCGAACGGGCCATTGGGATGGTCTCAACCGCGCCAACTACGATCTTCTCACGGCAACTCGTGTGAACAAGATTGTTTTTGATCACCACAGAGCCGCAGGTGTTCAAATCTACCCCCGAGGTGAAAGCTCGAAAAAGACTACCATTCGTGTCAGAAAGGAAGTCATCCTAGCTGCCGGCGCCATTCATACGCCTCAGATCCTGCAGCTGAGCGGCATCGGACCTGCTGACCTTTTGAAACGTGCCGGGATACCGGTCGAAGTTGACCTCCCTGGTGTCGGGTACAATTTTCAGGATCATACCTTCATACCTGCAGTATCTTTCAGTT GGTTAACGTCACCACCAATCCCAGAGCACTTGAATATCAccgtggttgatgatgggctgGGAAGAACCTCGCTAGGATTATCTGTCGAGCTGCCAGTTGTTTCCCCAGGCTCCTTCAAGCGGATCGCATCCAAGTACGAGTCTCAGGATCCGGCTACATATCTACCCAAAGGTACCGACAGAACCATCATCAGAGGCTATCGTAAGCAGCAACAGATCTACGCTCGCGAGATGCGAGCCAAAgacttctcttttctccGCGCAACCTTTTCGGGTGATCCGTCTTTTGTCCCCATTATCATCCACCCCGTCAGCCGCGGCACCGTGTTGATCGACCCGGCCGCAGGCAGCGACATTGAAGTCGAGCCGATCGTGAACTACAGGGCCGCCTCGAACCCGATAGATGTCGATGTGGCGGTTGAGGAGATCAAGTTTTTGCGGAGGTTCATGACCACGGGGGAGTTGTCTAGGTACAATGCCACCGAGGTCGTGCCAGGGCCTGGGTATGAGTCGGACGAAGCGCTTGGGGCATGGGTGAGGGCAAATACCATTCCCAGCGTATACCACCCAGTTGGGACGGCAGCCAAAATGCCGAGGGAGTGGGGGGGAGTGGTAGGGGAGGACTTGATGGTCTATGGAGTGAGGGGCCTGAGCGTGGTGGATGCGTCGATGATGCCGACAATTGTTGCTGGTACCACAAGCATGACGGTATATGCGGTTGCAGAGAAG GCGGCTGATTTGATCAAGTTGAGGGCTGGTACAATAGTCTGA